The following proteins are encoded in a genomic region of Sorangiineae bacterium MSr12523:
- a CDS encoding amidohydrolase family protein, which translates to MTQRTLIRGGWIVRTDESAADLPHGDLLVENGTIAAIGPSLAADDAEILDASGMLVLPGFVDTHRHTWQTTLRHRGGDWSLGDYFAQAMVAAGRRTRPEDVYAGTLFGALTAIDSGVTTLLDWSRIQNSPAHADAAVAALADSGLRAVFGHGGTFIEPPPGSDPAARRHSADIRRLRRERFTSDDGLLTLAMAASGPDFSSDVAMAEDFALARELGVRITTHVAVGEPGPENRGIERMHAAGLLRPDITVVHGAGATDHALKLLADHGVTVSVSAQIELGMDGLAVPVLGRMLAAGLTPSLSIDSETAAGGDMFTQMRTAFAVARRDRLESRKARVSARDVLRWATLQGARATGLERRTGSLSPGKAADILLIRATDVNLAPLSSPADAIVLAAHPGNVDTVLVEGRVLKRGGRLEADLERARRLVQASHEYVLGA; encoded by the coding sequence ATGACGCAACGAACCCTCATCCGCGGCGGCTGGATTGTCCGCACCGACGAATCCGCGGCGGACCTTCCACATGGAGATCTCCTCGTCGAGAACGGTACGATCGCAGCCATCGGTCCCTCGCTCGCGGCCGATGATGCAGAGATCCTCGACGCCTCCGGCATGCTGGTGCTCCCCGGCTTCGTCGACACGCACCGCCACACGTGGCAGACGACCCTACGGCACCGTGGCGGCGATTGGTCGCTCGGGGACTATTTCGCGCAAGCTATGGTTGCCGCCGGCCGACGCACGCGCCCGGAGGATGTGTACGCCGGCACGCTATTCGGTGCGCTGACGGCCATCGACAGCGGCGTCACCACCTTGCTCGATTGGTCGCGTATCCAGAACTCGCCGGCCCACGCGGATGCTGCCGTCGCCGCACTCGCCGACTCGGGACTTCGCGCCGTCTTCGGCCATGGTGGCACGTTCATCGAGCCGCCGCCGGGGAGCGATCCCGCGGCGCGACGGCATTCGGCCGACATTCGCAGGCTGCGTCGTGAGCGGTTCACCAGCGACGATGGGCTCCTCACCTTGGCTATGGCCGCAAGTGGTCCGGACTTCAGCAGCGACGTGGCCATGGCCGAGGACTTCGCGCTCGCACGCGAGCTCGGGGTCCGCATTACGACGCATGTCGCGGTCGGCGAACCGGGGCCAGAAAATCGAGGCATCGAGCGAATGCACGCCGCCGGCTTGCTCCGCCCGGACATCACCGTCGTCCATGGCGCCGGTGCCACGGACCACGCGCTGAAGCTTTTGGCCGATCACGGCGTTACCGTGTCGGTCTCCGCGCAAATCGAGCTCGGGATGGACGGCCTCGCCGTGCCTGTCCTGGGGCGCATGTTGGCGGCCGGGCTCACCCCCAGTTTGAGCATCGACAGCGAAACGGCCGCCGGCGGTGACATGTTCACCCAAATGCGCACCGCCTTCGCCGTCGCACGGCGCGATCGACTCGAGTCGCGTAAGGCGCGCGTTTCCGCACGCGACGTTCTGCGCTGGGCCACATTGCAAGGGGCACGGGCCACGGGCTTGGAGCGCCGCACCGGCTCACTGAGCCCGGGCAAGGCCGCGGACATTCTTTTGATCCGCGCCACGGACGTCAACCTCGCACCACTGAGTTCCCCCGCGGATGCCATCGTGCTCGCAGCGCACCCCGGCAACGTCGACACGGTGTTGGTCGAGGGTCGCGTTCTCAAACGCGGCGGGCGCCTCGAGGCCGATCTCGAGCGCGCCCGCCGCCTGGTGCAAGCCTCGCACGAATACGTGCTTGGCGCGTAA
- a CDS encoding helix-turn-helix transcriptional regulator: MGQRLDTIVDREDGPAVVAVLRKDERDRETAAHSHARAQLFASVFGLVTVSTNAGRWVMPPGRAMWIPPRVRHAARIHGPADGWSLYLVPSVCAELPTAPRVLQVTSLLRETIERAATWTPKTRALTPPEERIARVLVDEIHHAASEPLHLPMPHSASLLRIARALLSRPADARTEEEWAHVGGLAKRTLTRRFRTETGMSFGTWRTQLRILVALEQLAAGRDVTNIAFDLGYTSVSAFIATFRRAMGTTPKQYAIGVGKL, encoded by the coding sequence ATGGGCCAACGTCTCGACACCATCGTGGATCGCGAAGATGGGCCCGCCGTGGTGGCCGTTTTGCGAAAGGACGAGCGCGACCGTGAGACGGCGGCGCACAGTCATGCGCGTGCGCAGCTCTTTGCGTCGGTGTTCGGGCTCGTCACCGTTTCGACCAACGCGGGCCGCTGGGTGATGCCGCCGGGGCGCGCCATGTGGATCCCGCCCCGGGTCCGGCATGCCGCGCGCATCCACGGTCCCGCCGACGGATGGTCGCTGTACCTCGTGCCCTCGGTCTGCGCCGAGCTTCCCACGGCGCCGCGCGTGCTCCAAGTCACCTCGCTTTTGCGCGAGACCATCGAACGCGCCGCCACATGGACGCCGAAAACGCGCGCCCTCACGCCGCCCGAGGAGCGCATCGCGCGCGTACTCGTCGACGAGATCCACCACGCCGCCTCCGAGCCCCTGCACCTGCCCATGCCGCACTCGGCGTCGCTCCTGCGCATCGCACGCGCCTTGCTGAGCCGCCCGGCCGATGCCCGCACCGAGGAAGAATGGGCGCACGTCGGTGGCCTCGCCAAGCGCACCTTGACCCGCCGCTTCCGCACCGAGACGGGAATGTCCTTCGGTACATGGCGCACCCAGTTGCGCATCCTCGTCGCCCTCGAGCAACTCGCCGCCGGACGGGACGTGACGAACATCGCCTTCGACCTGGGCTACACGAGCGTCAGCGCCTTCATCGCCACCTTCCGCCGTGCGATGGGAACCACGCCAAAACAATACGCGATCGGTGTCGGGAAACTCTAA
- a CDS encoding NADP-dependent oxidoreductase, with protein sequence MKALRLHGYHGEQHISLDDVAAPTPGPDDVLVRVAAAAVNPLDAKLARGYFRDVFPLKLPYVVGTDLAGTVESVGARVTAFRPGDRVMARIEATMGGAFAECAVVPSWLVVPVPTQFGFEEAAAFGTIGGTAWQGLFEVAQINASTRLLVTGGAGGVGGMAVRLAASIGARVFATAHARGLEFAKRLGAERVFDAEGKLDLDDVDVVFDTAGGEGQHRLFDVIRDAGMLASIVQPPDGDMGRTRGIDARFVFHESNGSRFAVATNYCAAHQIKPSIDCVMPLEAGPEAIARVASGKARGKVVLQP encoded by the coding sequence ATGAAGGCGCTTCGCCTGCACGGCTATCATGGCGAGCAACACATCTCCTTGGACGACGTTGCCGCACCGACTCCGGGGCCCGACGATGTCTTGGTGCGCGTGGCCGCTGCCGCGGTCAATCCGCTCGATGCAAAGCTCGCTCGGGGCTACTTCCGAGACGTCTTCCCGCTAAAGCTCCCTTACGTCGTGGGAACCGATCTCGCGGGCACGGTCGAATCGGTGGGGGCCCGCGTGACCGCGTTTCGCCCGGGCGATCGCGTCATGGCCCGAATCGAAGCGACGATGGGAGGAGCCTTCGCGGAGTGTGCCGTCGTACCTTCGTGGCTCGTCGTCCCCGTGCCGACGCAGTTTGGCTTCGAGGAGGCCGCCGCCTTCGGCACCATCGGAGGCACGGCGTGGCAAGGGCTGTTCGAGGTCGCCCAGATCAACGCATCGACGCGCCTGCTCGTGACGGGCGGCGCCGGCGGCGTCGGAGGAATGGCCGTGCGGCTCGCCGCCTCCATCGGTGCGCGGGTTTTTGCGACGGCGCACGCCCGCGGCCTCGAGTTCGCAAAACGACTCGGCGCCGAGCGCGTATTCGATGCCGAGGGCAAGCTCGATCTCGACGACGTCGACGTCGTCTTCGACACGGCGGGCGGTGAAGGGCAGCATCGGCTGTTCGACGTCATCCGCGACGCGGGAATGCTCGCATCCATCGTGCAACCGCCGGACGGAGATATGGGGCGCACCCGTGGCATCGACGCGCGCTTCGTTTTCCACGAATCGAATGGTTCGCGCTTCGCCGTGGCCACGAATTACTGCGCGGCGCACCAGATCAAGCCGTCGATCGACTGCGTGATGCCGCTCGAGGCCGGCCCGGAGGCCATCGCGCGGGTGGCCTCGGGAAAGGCTCGCGGAAAGGTGGTGTTGCAGCCATGA
- a CDS encoding bestrophin family protein → MIDYEAKNWLAVAFRFRGTIGPRLLGRVLIVGVVGFLAAGLNASVGFKIPAIAHTLIGVALGLLLVFRTNASYDRYWEGRKLLGTMVNRSRDMARQVAAFVGTRQEPEVQRAVEDVQRYLSAFFALAVQSLRSQRDLSALGERLTPEERAILEPKKARAPVVASFLSKRIEDLARRGVLAPHHVLLLDPNITALLDALGGCERIVRTPIPFAYAQHIKLAVLLFTLTVPFAMADATRWYTPMASAILAFALIGIDEIGVEIEDPFGEDPNDLPIDRLAETIASSAEDILHTRAL, encoded by the coding sequence GTGATTGATTACGAGGCGAAAAACTGGCTCGCGGTGGCCTTCCGCTTTCGCGGGACGATTGGCCCGCGGCTTCTCGGCCGTGTGCTCATCGTGGGCGTGGTGGGCTTTCTGGCCGCGGGGCTCAATGCCAGCGTCGGGTTCAAGATCCCGGCCATTGCCCATACCCTGATCGGCGTCGCGCTTGGCTTGCTCCTCGTCTTTCGGACCAATGCCTCGTACGACCGTTACTGGGAAGGGCGAAAGCTCCTCGGCACCATGGTCAATCGCTCGCGCGACATGGCGCGGCAGGTGGCGGCTTTCGTCGGCACCCGCCAGGAGCCCGAGGTGCAGCGCGCGGTCGAGGATGTCCAACGTTACCTGAGCGCGTTCTTCGCACTCGCGGTGCAAAGCCTCCGCTCCCAGCGCGATTTGAGCGCGCTGGGCGAACGGCTCACGCCCGAGGAACGGGCCATCTTGGAACCGAAGAAGGCGCGCGCGCCGGTCGTGGCCTCGTTTCTGTCGAAGCGCATCGAGGACCTCGCCCGCCGCGGGGTGCTCGCACCACACCATGTGCTGCTGCTCGACCCGAACATCACGGCGCTCCTCGATGCCCTCGGCGGCTGCGAGCGCATCGTCCGTACCCCCATCCCCTTCGCGTACGCCCAGCACATTAAGCTGGCGGTGTTGCTCTTCACCCTCACGGTTCCTTTTGCCATGGCGGACGCGACGAGGTGGTACACACCCATGGCCAGCGCCATTCTGGCCTTCGCCCTCATTGGCATCGACGAAATCGGCGTAGAAATCGAGGATCCCTTCGGGGAAGATCCCAACGATCTGCCTATCGACCGCCTCGCCGAGACCATTGCCAGCAGCGCCGAGGACATCTTGCACACACGGGCGCTGTAG
- a CDS encoding LysR family transcriptional regulator, with the protein MDMHGIDLNLLVAFDALMAERNVTRAGARIGRTQPAMSAALSRLRALFHDELFVRSPTGLQPTPRALDLSTPLSDALAQIQRTLDFTQAFEPAASKATFTLALSDHPAFVVLPRLVRRIEVEAPGVVVHVRGFTDRQQAEELLESGAAHAAVGVPARWGTNVISQPLFQERFVSVVREGHPLLAKKVTLKRFLAYPHLLVSPEGDRRGHVDEKLAELGLSRRLGLSLPHMFAAPGIVASSDLVATLMKSVVEHAAAAFPLHVFEPPLALPITTFVLAWHRRNDAHPAQRWLRDMLAEVCRR; encoded by the coding sequence ATGGATATGCACGGCATCGATCTCAATTTGCTCGTCGCCTTCGACGCGCTCATGGCCGAACGCAACGTCACGCGGGCGGGCGCGCGGATCGGTCGGACGCAGCCCGCGATGAGTGCGGCGCTCTCTCGCCTGCGCGCGCTCTTTCACGACGAGCTCTTCGTGCGCAGTCCGACCGGGCTGCAGCCCACGCCGCGGGCGCTGGATCTCAGTACCCCGCTGTCCGATGCCCTTGCGCAGATCCAACGCACGCTCGATTTCACACAGGCCTTCGAGCCCGCGGCCTCGAAGGCGACGTTCACCCTCGCGCTCTCGGACCATCCCGCATTCGTGGTCCTGCCCCGTCTCGTCCGACGCATCGAGGTGGAGGCGCCTGGGGTGGTGGTGCACGTGCGCGGCTTCACCGATCGGCAGCAGGCCGAGGAGCTCCTCGAAAGCGGCGCCGCGCACGCAGCGGTGGGCGTTCCGGCCCGTTGGGGGACCAATGTCATCAGCCAGCCGCTCTTTCAGGAGCGCTTCGTGAGCGTCGTGCGCGAGGGTCATCCTCTTTTGGCCAAGAAAGTGACGTTGAAGCGCTTTCTCGCGTACCCGCACCTCTTGGTCTCTCCCGAGGGAGACCGGCGTGGCCACGTCGATGAGAAGCTGGCGGAACTCGGACTATCGCGGCGATTGGGTCTTTCGCTGCCGCACATGTTCGCTGCGCCGGGCATCGTGGCCTCCTCCGATCTGGTCGCAACGCTCATGAAGAGCGTGGTGGAACACGCCGCCGCGGCCTTTCCGCTCCATGTCTTCGAACCACCGCTGGCGTTGCCCATCACGACCTTCGTGCTCGCGTGGCACAGGCGCAACGATGCGCACCCGGCACAACGCTGGCTCCGCGACATGCTCGCGGAGGTCTGTCGCCGTTAG
- a CDS encoding DoxX family protein, with translation MNLNALRANPAVALLVLRVGLGMSLFLRHGVEKLTGFSEMAARFPDPFHMGRVPSLVIALLSDGIASLLIAAGAGTRLAAAYVAGNVAVAWLFVHHLEFFGPQAEHGELCALYVCGALTLALSGAGPYSIDAMMRRRSDATVGSAANAARL, from the coding sequence ATGAACCTGAACGCACTGCGCGCAAACCCCGCCGTGGCCCTTCTCGTACTTCGCGTGGGCCTGGGCATGAGCCTGTTCTTGCGGCACGGCGTGGAGAAGCTCACGGGCTTCTCCGAAATGGCCGCGCGCTTTCCCGATCCATTCCACATGGGTCGCGTGCCGAGCCTCGTCATCGCACTCTTGTCGGATGGCATTGCCTCGCTGCTCATCGCGGCGGGGGCGGGAACGCGGCTGGCCGCTGCCTATGTGGCAGGCAACGTCGCGGTGGCGTGGCTCTTCGTGCACCACCTGGAGTTCTTTGGTCCTCAGGCCGAGCACGGAGAGCTCTGCGCCCTCTACGTCTGCGGTGCCTTGACGCTCGCCCTCTCGGGCGCGGGCCCCTACAGCATCGATGCGATGATGCGCCGTCGGAGCGATGCAACCGTAGGGTCGGCTGCCAACGCGGCCCGACTCTAG
- a CDS encoding PKD domain-containing protein, with protein sequence MTIYFGKVAACALLGTLVLVGCSNDDDDNQAPTANAGTAQSVKVNQKVTLDGSKSKDPDGDKLTFKWAVTKQPQGSTLKIEETTDKPSLTPAFPGEYEIELTVSDGQASGKATVKVTATPEGQNGKPTSRALGPTKVLVGSDVVLDGSQSSDPDQGDALTYKWALGTKPANSNAAFADTAAAKPKFKADLAGEYIASLIVNDGKADSGAAEVKIKAVATNTKPVANAGAAQSVAVNASVTLDGSASSDADQGDVLTYKWTLKSKPAGSAAALNDATAKKPTFTADKAGEYAIELVVNDELENSAAVTVKITAQ encoded by the coding sequence ATGACGATTTATTTTGGTAAGGTCGCTGCTTGTGCATTGCTTGGAACGCTGGTTTTGGTCGGCTGCAGCAACGACGACGATGACAATCAGGCGCCCACCGCCAATGCAGGGACGGCCCAATCCGTCAAAGTGAATCAGAAGGTGACGCTCGATGGATCGAAGAGCAAAGATCCGGACGGTGACAAACTCACGTTCAAGTGGGCCGTCACCAAGCAACCGCAGGGGAGCACGCTCAAGATCGAGGAAACGACGGACAAGCCGAGTTTGACGCCCGCCTTTCCCGGCGAGTACGAAATCGAGCTGACGGTGAGCGATGGACAGGCTTCCGGTAAGGCGACGGTGAAGGTTACGGCCACGCCCGAAGGTCAGAACGGAAAGCCGACGTCCAGGGCATTGGGACCCACCAAGGTCCTGGTGGGCTCCGACGTGGTGCTCGATGGTTCGCAGAGCTCCGATCCCGATCAGGGTGACGCGCTCACGTACAAATGGGCGCTGGGGACGAAGCCGGCGAACAGCAATGCGGCCTTCGCCGACACGGCGGCGGCCAAGCCGAAGTTCAAGGCCGATCTTGCCGGCGAATACATCGCTTCGCTCATCGTGAACGATGGCAAGGCGGACAGCGGCGCGGCCGAGGTGAAGATCAAGGCCGTGGCGACGAACACGAAACCGGTTGCCAATGCGGGCGCCGCGCAAAGCGTTGCGGTCAATGCCTCGGTCACGCTCGACGGCAGCGCGAGCTCCGACGCCGACCAGGGCGATGTGCTGACCTACAAGTGGACCCTCAAGTCCAAGCCGGCGGGCAGCGCCGCCGCGCTGAACGACGCCACCGCGAAGAAGCCCACCTTCACGGCCGACAAGGCGGGCGAGTACGCGATCGAGCTGGTGGTGAACGACGAGCTCGAAAACAGCGCGGCCGTCACCGTGAAGATCACGGCGCAGTAA
- a CDS encoding Gfo/Idh/MocA family oxidoreductase has translation MNTTERDTLAVGIIGLGDIAQKAYLPALAAQPGLDLRLMTRDKSKLDRIGDAYRIAQRYTDLEALIQSGLRAAFVHASTDQHVPIVARLLQAGVHVYVDKPLDYTLEGSRHLVELAEQKGLSLFVGFNRRYAPSYVEARERPRDLVVFQKHRRGCAEDIRTAIFDDFVHVVDTLRFLVPGEVEHTDVRARVHDGRLEHVVLTLAGAGFTALGVQNRVSGSTEEVLEVSGANAKRQVIQIADVIDHDRHPTTHRRGDWVPVARQRGLEQACQAFLQAVRSGTVLSARDALRTHELCEHIVKQIELSARSR, from the coding sequence ATGAATACGACGGAACGCGACACGTTGGCGGTGGGCATCATCGGGCTGGGCGACATTGCTCAGAAAGCATATTTGCCGGCCCTCGCGGCGCAGCCGGGGCTCGACCTGCGGCTGATGACGCGCGACAAGTCCAAATTGGACCGCATCGGTGATGCTTACCGCATCGCCCAGCGCTACACGGATTTGGAGGCGCTCATTCAAAGCGGTCTGCGTGCGGCGTTCGTGCACGCCTCCACCGATCAGCACGTGCCCATCGTGGCACGGTTGCTCCAAGCGGGTGTGCACGTCTACGTCGACAAGCCGCTCGATTACACACTGGAAGGCTCACGCCATTTGGTCGAATTGGCGGAGCAAAAAGGTTTATCGCTCTTCGTGGGATTCAATCGGCGCTACGCCCCCTCCTATGTGGAGGCGCGGGAGCGGCCGCGGGATCTCGTGGTGTTCCAGAAGCATCGGCGTGGGTGCGCAGAGGACATCCGCACGGCCATCTTCGACGACTTCGTCCATGTGGTGGACACGCTGCGCTTTCTCGTGCCCGGCGAGGTGGAGCACACCGATGTGCGTGCGCGCGTCCACGATGGGCGGCTGGAACACGTGGTGCTCACCCTCGCCGGCGCGGGCTTCACCGCGCTGGGCGTACAGAACCGGGTCAGCGGCTCGACCGAGGAAGTCCTCGAGGTCTCTGGCGCAAACGCGAAGCGGCAGGTGATCCAAATCGCGGACGTCATCGACCACGACCGCCATCCCACCACGCATCGGCGCGGCGATTGGGTCCCCGTGGCCCGGCAGCGCGGCCTCGAGCAGGCGTGTCAGGCCTTTCTCCAGGCCGTGCGCTCGGGCACCGTGCTCTCCGCGCGCGATGCACTGCGCACGCACGAATTGTGCGAGCACATCGTGAAGCAGATCGAGCTCAGCGCGCGTTCTCGATGA
- a CDS encoding ester cyclase, with protein sequence MRATTPNGLAAGDLQIVQTFYRAFSDKKPELLDEAVTPDWEDIPLAPGQGPGPDGLKPILQSIVAAFPDLRIHVEDVIGSHGRIGVRAKITGTHRGEFFGIAATNRPISVALHEFHEMDNGRIKRTWHLEDWFGMLLQIGAWPPARSLHPESA encoded by the coding sequence ATGCGTGCGACGACCCCAAACGGGCTCGCGGCGGGCGATCTGCAGATCGTGCAGACGTTCTACCGCGCGTTCAGCGACAAGAAACCCGAGCTTCTCGACGAGGCGGTGACGCCGGATTGGGAGGACATTCCTCTGGCACCCGGTCAGGGCCCGGGCCCCGATGGCCTCAAGCCGATTCTCCAGTCCATCGTGGCGGCCTTCCCGGACCTGCGCATCCACGTGGAGGACGTCATTGGTTCTCACGGTCGCATTGGCGTTCGCGCCAAAATCACGGGCACGCACCGCGGCGAGTTCTTCGGGATTGCCGCGACGAACCGGCCCATCTCGGTGGCCCTCCACGAATTCCACGAGATGGACAACGGCCGCATCAAGCGCACATGGCACCTCGAGGATTGGTTCGGAATGCTTCTCCAAATCGGAGCGTGGCCTCCGGCTCGCTCCCTTCACCCGGAGAGTGCGTGA
- a CDS encoding protein kinase encodes MHSDAPSETDITAAAGDRPEIALQPGIVFGARYALEERIASGGMGELFRAFDLRLQRRVALKVLRKDEQESADAPSARILHEARAAAALNHPHVVAIHDVGVREGIPFIAMEYVEGRPLREFIGAALPFPTKLRWMAEVAEALTAAHAKGLVHRDVKPDNVMIRDDTGSAKVLDFGIARSSHASWSEGGGVGASASTVVGTPGYMAPEQIRGEPFDGRADQFAWGVMAYELFSGKMPWPESRGTTALATAVLQVVAKPLANVPFEIAQVVDRALAKRAEDRYASMGDIAAALNQAAGAAEPLQIATADAQLVDPRLLAARPPETTAKPRWRRPRLRSKRTWLVALALVGAAGSALLLRSPKEPPAPPVLGAPPKTPASDMPVTALPLSASCNKTAEIRYREGLAAQREATWELARPAFEQAAAADPLCPEVQLQLLVTAYFRYTVTKEREQFRRVMSMRDALSERDRVLLDAWAPLVGQEPANREEAARRFEVAVDRYPRDAQMLTLAAMAHTFLALDQSALERTIDFARRAIAVDPKYGEAWQQEAGALLRLGRADEAMNALDQCMLVAPGSGECLLDRIRILSARGQCSETVASARQWITNVPRSSGAYRHLANGLASEGAPAETVETALQHWRNNTHEESREALYVFHRASLAALRGDFVNLEKLVAEFSARIEDSATLFDHARAAAMQVELYTETGRPAQAADAAEQFLRRKDAWTEGFWSAIPYEPMMYGTLLRQGRIPRERWRSLTEAWEKSALSTLDKRQAWSLRWGGAAETREMAMEAWSLRPPPVPLAGSLEQPASLTLLTDTLQGHVGMMVGEYAEAVPLFEPMTRSCHVLEQPFMNTRAHLWLGDAKEHTGDKEGACRAYGVVVQRWGEAKPRSISAHTAKQRRQALGCKGL; translated from the coding sequence ATGCACAGCGATGCCCCTAGCGAGACGGATATCACGGCGGCCGCTGGAGATCGCCCGGAGATCGCCTTGCAACCGGGCATCGTGTTCGGCGCGCGCTACGCACTGGAGGAGCGCATCGCTTCCGGAGGCATGGGGGAGCTCTTTCGCGCCTTCGATCTGCGCCTGCAGCGCCGGGTGGCCCTCAAGGTGCTCCGCAAGGACGAGCAGGAGTCCGCGGACGCGCCCTCTGCGCGCATCTTGCACGAGGCCCGGGCCGCAGCCGCGTTGAACCACCCCCACGTGGTGGCCATCCACGACGTCGGCGTGCGCGAGGGCATCCCGTTCATCGCGATGGAGTACGTCGAGGGCCGGCCTCTGCGCGAGTTTATCGGGGCCGCGCTCCCCTTCCCCACCAAGCTGCGGTGGATGGCCGAGGTGGCGGAGGCGCTGACCGCGGCGCACGCAAAAGGCCTCGTTCACCGCGACGTGAAGCCCGACAACGTGATGATCCGCGACGACACGGGCAGCGCGAAGGTGCTCGATTTCGGCATCGCGCGCTCGTCGCACGCGTCCTGGTCGGAGGGGGGCGGTGTGGGCGCTTCGGCCTCCACCGTCGTGGGAACGCCGGGCTACATGGCCCCCGAGCAGATACGGGGCGAACCGTTCGACGGGCGCGCCGATCAATTTGCGTGGGGCGTGATGGCCTACGAGTTGTTCAGCGGAAAGATGCCCTGGCCCGAGTCGCGCGGAACCACTGCCCTTGCCACGGCGGTGCTCCAGGTCGTGGCCAAGCCGCTCGCGAACGTGCCCTTCGAGATCGCGCAGGTCGTCGACCGCGCGCTGGCGAAGCGCGCCGAAGATCGATACGCCTCGATGGGCGACATCGCGGCCGCGCTGAATCAGGCGGCGGGCGCGGCCGAGCCCCTACAAATCGCGACGGCGGACGCGCAGCTGGTCGATCCGCGGCTGCTCGCGGCGCGGCCGCCCGAGACCACGGCCAAGCCCAGGTGGCGGCGTCCGCGTCTGCGTTCGAAGCGCACGTGGCTCGTCGCGCTCGCGCTCGTTGGTGCGGCGGGCAGCGCGCTCTTGCTTCGGTCGCCCAAAGAGCCTCCAGCGCCCCCGGTGCTTGGCGCACCTCCGAAAACGCCGGCCTCGGACATGCCGGTGACCGCCCTGCCGCTCTCGGCCTCGTGCAACAAGACGGCGGAGATCCGCTACCGCGAAGGCCTGGCCGCCCAGCGCGAGGCCACGTGGGAGCTCGCGCGGCCGGCTTTCGAGCAAGCCGCAGCGGCCGATCCGCTCTGCCCCGAAGTGCAGCTGCAGCTGCTCGTCACCGCCTATTTCCGCTACACGGTGACGAAGGAGCGCGAGCAGTTTCGCCGCGTCATGTCCATGCGCGATGCGCTGAGCGAGCGCGATCGCGTGCTGCTCGATGCGTGGGCGCCGCTCGTGGGGCAGGAGCCGGCCAACCGCGAGGAGGCGGCGCGCCGCTTCGAAGTCGCCGTGGATCGCTACCCGCGCGATGCGCAAATGCTCACCCTTGCGGCCATGGCCCATACCTTTCTCGCGCTGGACCAGTCGGCGCTCGAGCGGACCATCGACTTTGCGCGAAGGGCCATCGCGGTCGATCCGAAGTACGGCGAAGCCTGGCAACAGGAGGCGGGCGCCCTGCTCCGCCTCGGACGCGCCGACGAAGCCATGAATGCGCTCGATCAGTGCATGCTCGTGGCGCCTGGCTCGGGGGAGTGCCTGCTCGATCGCATCCGCATCTTGAGCGCGCGCGGGCAGTGCAGCGAGACGGTAGCCTCCGCGCGGCAATGGATCACGAACGTGCCCCGCAGCTCGGGCGCGTACCGCCACCTCGCGAACGGACTGGCCTCGGAGGGTGCGCCGGCCGAAACAGTGGAGACCGCCCTGCAGCATTGGCGCAACAACACGCACGAAGAGAGCCGCGAAGCCCTGTACGTGTTCCACCGCGCATCGCTCGCCGCGTTGCGGGGCGACTTCGTCAACCTGGAGAAGCTCGTCGCGGAGTTCTCGGCGCGCATCGAGGACTCGGCGACGCTGTTCGACCATGCGCGCGCAGCCGCCATGCAGGTGGAGCTCTACACCGAGACGGGGCGCCCTGCGCAGGCGGCGGACGCGGCCGAGCAATTCTTGCGGCGAAAAGATGCATGGACCGAGGGCTTCTGGAGCGCCATTCCCTACGAGCCCATGATGTACGGCACCTTGCTGCGGCAAGGCCGCATCCCGCGCGAGCGCTGGCGAAGCTTGACCGAAGCATGGGAAAAGAGCGCGCTCTCCACCTTGGACAAGCGCCAGGCATGGTCGCTTCGATGGGGCGGGGCCGCCGAAACGCGCGAGATGGCGATGGAGGCCTGGAGCCTGCGCCCGCCGCCCGTGCCGCTTGCGGGCTCGCTCGAGCAGCCGGCCTCGTTGACCCTTCTCACCGACACGCTGCAAGGGCACGTGGGCATGATGGTCGGCGAATACGCCGAGGCCGTGCCCCTCTTCGAGCCAATGACCCGAAGCTGCCATGTGCTGGAGCAACCCTTCATGAACACGCGCGCCCATCTCTGGCTCGGCGACGCGAAAGAGCACACCGGCGACAAAGAAGGCGCCTGCAGAGCCTACGGCGTGGTCGTTCAGCGATGGGGCGAGGCCAAGCCGCGCTCGATCTCCGCCCATACGGCCAAACAGCGCCGTCAAGCGCTCGGCTGCAAGGGCTTGTGA